A single region of the Marinobacter nanhaiticus D15-8W genome encodes:
- a CDS encoding putative bifunctional diguanylate cyclase/phosphodiesterase has protein sequence MTSDRLQEISTSEARILVVDDEPRLLQSLVDLLEEKGVVAVPALGGRAACELLTREHFNLVMLDLRMPEVDGHQVMQFIQERKIETPVIVVSGESSFNAVSRALRRGAEDYIKKPFDPDELLATVSNVLQKQALAWAHRNVQLRLQKSEELHRYIVNTSPDIVFMLDREGRVCFVNHKIEALLGYRPNELIGRHFRHLIDEQDVARGTYALQDPAISAENPRTFEIRLKTRGSRKANRHFEITAFPIGDDSGQFLPHVTPGGANGNARIYGSARDITERKEAEAFINFQAYHDLLTRLPNRALFKDRLMLAITQAQRSQQKLAVMFLDLDRFKVVNDTLGHAMGDRLLQAVTQRLESCLRKGDTLSRFGGDEFTLLLPAISSHDDARKIARKLISVLREPFQLGEHEVFVGVSVGIAIFPDAGDSMDQLIQCADIAMYHVKAGGKDGYRFYSESMSIDTANRLSLERDLRQALVNNELCVHYQPQVASNTGEVVGLEALVRWQHPERGLLYPRDFLPLAEETKLIAELSECVLEKACQQMKRWIDAGHKSMRLAVNLSPLQVDHPRFVANLIAQLKTMGFPPENLEIEITENVIMNDLEQISRKLRELAAHGVRIAIDDFGTGYSSLNYLHRLPIHTLKVDQSFVRGIRSGEDGACIVNAIVAMAHGLRLDIVAEGVETDTQLTYLRNLGCHQVQGFFYGPARPANEIDALLGVKARARAAV, from the coding sequence ATGACATCGGACCGACTGCAAGAGATCAGTACTTCCGAGGCAAGAATACTCGTCGTTGACGATGAACCGAGGCTACTCCAGAGTCTGGTGGACTTGCTGGAAGAAAAGGGTGTTGTCGCCGTGCCTGCGTTGGGTGGCCGGGCCGCCTGTGAGCTACTGACCCGCGAACACTTCAACCTGGTGATGTTGGACCTGCGAATGCCCGAAGTGGATGGTCACCAGGTCATGCAGTTCATTCAGGAGCGCAAGATAGAAACACCGGTGATCGTGGTCAGCGGCGAATCCTCCTTCAACGCCGTCAGCCGCGCTCTGCGCCGGGGCGCCGAAGACTACATCAAGAAGCCTTTCGATCCGGACGAGCTGCTGGCCACAGTCAGCAACGTGCTGCAGAAGCAGGCGCTGGCGTGGGCCCATCGCAACGTCCAGCTACGCCTGCAGAAATCCGAGGAGTTGCACCGCTATATCGTCAACACCTCGCCGGATATCGTCTTCATGCTAGACCGCGAGGGGCGGGTCTGTTTCGTCAACCACAAGATCGAGGCACTGTTGGGCTACCGCCCCAATGAGCTGATCGGCCGCCATTTCCGCCACCTGATCGACGAACAGGATGTCGCGCGCGGCACCTATGCCCTGCAGGACCCGGCCATCAGCGCCGAGAACCCGCGCACTTTCGAGATTCGCCTGAAAACCCGCGGTAGCCGCAAGGCCAATCGCCATTTCGAGATTACAGCCTTCCCCATCGGCGACGACAGCGGGCAATTCCTGCCTCACGTCACGCCGGGCGGAGCCAACGGCAACGCCCGCATATACGGTTCCGCCCGCGATATCACCGAACGTAAGGAAGCGGAAGCATTTATCAACTTCCAGGCCTACCATGACCTGTTGACCCGCTTGCCCAATCGCGCACTATTCAAGGACCGCCTCATGCTGGCCATCACCCAGGCCCAGCGTAGCCAACAGAAGCTGGCAGTCATGTTCCTGGACCTCGATCGTTTCAAGGTGGTCAACGATACCCTGGGGCACGCCATGGGCGATCGGTTGCTGCAGGCCGTGACCCAGCGCCTGGAAAGCTGCCTGCGCAAGGGGGACACCCTGTCCCGGTTCGGCGGTGATGAGTTTACGCTGCTGCTGCCCGCCATCAGCAGCCATGACGACGCCCGCAAGATCGCGCGCAAGCTGATCAGCGTGTTACGCGAACCGTTCCAGCTGGGTGAGCACGAAGTGTTCGTCGGGGTCAGCGTCGGTATCGCCATTTTCCCGGACGCCGGTGATTCAATGGATCAACTGATCCAGTGCGCAGACATCGCCATGTACCACGTCAAGGCCGGCGGCAAGGATGGCTATCGCTTCTACAGCGAATCCATGAGCATCGATACGGCCAATCGCCTTAGCCTGGAGCGGGACCTGCGCCAGGCATTGGTAAACAACGAACTGTGCGTGCACTACCAGCCACAGGTGGCTTCGAATACGGGGGAAGTGGTCGGGCTCGAAGCGCTCGTCCGTTGGCAGCACCCCGAACGTGGCCTGCTCTATCCACGGGATTTCCTGCCCCTGGCCGAGGAAACCAAGCTGATCGCCGAACTCAGCGAGTGCGTGCTGGAAAAAGCCTGCCAGCAGATGAAACGCTGGATCGACGCCGGTCACAAATCGATGCGCCTGGCGGTTAACCTGTCACCGCTACAGGTCGATCACCCTCGCTTCGTGGCAAACCTGATCGCCCAACTGAAAACCATGGGCTTCCCACCGGAGAACCTGGAGATCGAGATCACTGAAAACGTGATCATGAACGATCTGGAACAGATCAGCCGCAAACTGCGGGAACTCGCGGCCCATGGCGTGCGCATCGCCATCGACGACTTCGGTACCGGCTATTCCTCCCTCAATTACCTGCATCGCCTGCCTATCCACACCCTCAAGGTGGACCAGTCCTTTGTCAGGGGCATTCGCAGCGGCGAAGACGGCGCCTGCATTGTCAATGCGATCGTCGCCATGGCCCACGGCCTGCGACTCGATATCGTCGCCGAAGGTGTTGAGACCGATACCCAACTGACGTACCTGCGCAATCTGGGCTGCCACCAGGTCCAGGGTTTCTTCTATGGTCCGGCCCGACCAGCTAACGAAATAGACGCCCTACTCGGCGTCAAGGCGCGTGCGCGGGCCGCCGTCTAG
- a CDS encoding ABC transporter substrate-binding protein: MSLGIGITLALDLVPAQAAREVAYLIVEDKARPFQVVENGESRGGIVSDMVDAIFAGSRYEVDHQVYPINRLRQVVAEDQIEYWVAYEAVHWQTFGNHGLLVDEPLFTTHHVMLSCREELPDRITTLDQLRDLSLVTLRYFDYQPLDEAVAEGFIKEIPIDRYEAGIQLVGLGRADGFVEMESRLRFHVRRMEHAFDECMRWIDFSAIIPDFPIYLSVDIDWPPEFREFVARRIRELRSSGAFDRIIENYLGDGIAD, translated from the coding sequence TTGAGCTTGGGGATCGGTATTACGCTGGCCCTCGATCTCGTGCCAGCGCAGGCCGCCCGGGAAGTCGCCTATCTCATTGTCGAAGACAAAGCTCGTCCGTTTCAGGTTGTGGAAAATGGCGAGAGTCGGGGCGGTATCGTTTCCGATATGGTGGATGCCATCTTCGCTGGTTCCCGGTACGAGGTCGACCATCAGGTCTATCCGATCAACCGTCTGCGCCAGGTCGTGGCAGAAGACCAGATTGAGTATTGGGTAGCCTACGAAGCCGTACATTGGCAAACCTTCGGCAACCATGGCCTCCTGGTGGACGAGCCGCTCTTTACGACACATCACGTCATGTTGAGTTGCCGCGAAGAGCTTCCGGACCGCATTACGACGTTGGATCAGCTGCGCGACCTGAGCCTTGTGACGCTCCGTTATTTCGACTACCAGCCCTTGGACGAGGCGGTTGCTGAGGGGTTCATCAAGGAAATACCCATCGATCGCTATGAAGCGGGGATTCAGCTGGTAGGGCTGGGTCGGGCCGACGGTTTCGTAGAAATGGAATCCCGGTTGAGGTTCCACGTTCGCCGAATGGAGCATGCGTTCGACGAGTGTATGCGCTGGATTGATTTTAGCGCCATCATCCCCGACTTTCCGATCTATCTCAGTGTCGACATCGACTGGCCGCCGGAATTCCGGGAATTCGTTGCCCGTCGGATCCGTGAGCTACGCTCGTCTGGAGCGTTCGACCGCATTATCGAAAATTATCTGGGGGATGGCATCGCTGATTAA
- a CDS encoding class I SAM-dependent methyltransferase, with translation MRDKYKYIGPVYDFLSNLYSGKNIHRCKTAMLDVETVKPGTKVLFAGVGHGRDAIRAAELGADVTVVDLSETMLRKFADALATEAPDLNIRRIHSDIMKIDQTGQYDMVVANFFLNVFDEDMMVRVLEHLIGLAKPDGSVVVGDFCYPTGNVFARVFKKLYWYTAVFIFWLFANNAFHKIYNYPEHMQRLGLEIAQKKHFKLLNMNCYWSILGRKQIG, from the coding sequence ATGCGTGACAAATACAAGTACATCGGCCCCGTCTACGACTTCCTGAGCAACCTCTATAGCGGCAAGAACATCCATCGTTGCAAAACGGCGATGCTTGATGTGGAAACTGTCAAACCCGGCACCAAGGTGCTGTTCGCTGGCGTGGGACATGGCCGGGATGCCATTCGCGCTGCGGAACTCGGCGCAGACGTAACGGTGGTCGATCTTTCCGAAACCATGCTACGCAAGTTTGCCGATGCCTTGGCGACCGAAGCCCCCGACCTGAATATCCGGCGTATCCACAGCGACATCATGAAAATCGACCAGACCGGCCAGTACGACATGGTCGTGGCCAACTTCTTCCTCAACGTTTTTGATGAAGACATGATGGTGCGCGTCCTCGAACACCTCATAGGCTTGGCTAAACCGGACGGTAGTGTCGTCGTCGGCGACTTCTGCTATCCCACCGGTAACGTCTTCGCCCGGGTATTCAAGAAACTATATTGGTATACGGCGGTGTTCATCTTCTGGCTTTTCGCCAACAACGCTTTCCACAAGATCTACAACTACCCCGAACACATGCAGCGGCTGGGACTGGAAATCGCCCAGAAGAAGCATTTCAAGCTGCTGAACATGAACTGCTACTGGTCGATCCTGGGCCGGAAGCAGATCGGATAA